The Candidatus Hydrogenedentota bacterium genome includes a region encoding these proteins:
- a CDS encoding DUF2804 domain-containing protein, giving the protein MKGGVLNPAAVGWSRHPLHRCNLSGRWPRKKRWDYWCVMSPAFAFSVTVASIDYLGIVGVYLLDFQENRCFEAVRATPAGRGIHPGERVGEPVRFSARAIRVEIEDTGAEVRMDVRWPGLARQGLEAGIIVRRPPGHETLNVVVPWDTRRFQFTSKQTALPAAGRIRLGARDYDLPETESFAVLDFGRGIWPWRTVWNWAACTARSDASVIGLNFGGQWTDRTGATENGICRDGRLSKIQEPVRFDYDSADFMKPWRIRTEDSEDVDLSFVPFYERKLKTHLLVAASSVHQMFGRFNGRVRAEGVETIIVDGLGWAEEHVARW; this is encoded by the coding sequence TTGAAGGGCGGGGTATTGAATCCCGCCGCTGTGGGATGGTCGCGCCATCCGCTGCACCGGTGCAATTTGTCGGGACGTTGGCCGCGCAAGAAGCGGTGGGATTACTGGTGCGTGATGTCGCCGGCCTTCGCGTTTTCCGTGACGGTGGCCTCGATAGACTACCTGGGAATTGTCGGCGTGTATTTGCTGGATTTTCAGGAGAACCGCTGTTTCGAGGCGGTGAGGGCAACGCCCGCGGGCCGCGGTATTCATCCGGGCGAACGGGTGGGCGAACCGGTCCGGTTTTCGGCACGGGCCATTCGCGTCGAAATCGAGGATACCGGCGCCGAGGTGCGGATGGATGTCCGCTGGCCTGGATTGGCCCGGCAGGGATTGGAGGCCGGTATTATCGTCCGCCGTCCGCCCGGCCACGAGACGCTCAATGTGGTCGTGCCGTGGGACACGCGCCGTTTCCAGTTCACATCGAAACAGACGGCCCTGCCTGCCGCCGGACGCATTAGGCTGGGCGCACGCGACTACGACCTGCCGGAAACGGAATCGTTTGCCGTATTGGATTTTGGGCGCGGCATTTGGCCCTGGCGGACTGTGTGGAACTGGGCGGCATGCACCGCGCGATCCGATGCCAGCGTCATTGGCCTGAACTTCGGCGGCCAATGGACCGATCGAACCGGCGCAACCGAAAACGGCATCTGCCGCGACGGACGCCTGTCGAAGATTCAGGAACCCGTCCGGTTCGATTACGATAGCGCGGATTTCATGAAGCCGTGGCGGATTCGGACGGAGGATTCCGAAGACGTTGACCTCTCGTTTGTGCCGTTTTACGAACGCAAACTCAAGACCCATCTGCTCGTGGCCGCATCGTCGGTGCATCAGATGTTCGGGCGTTTCAATGGCCGCGTTCGCGCGGAGGGGGTGGAGACCATCATCGTGGACGGCCTCGGCTGGGCCGAGGAACATGTCGCACGGTGGTAG